In Miscanthus floridulus cultivar M001 chromosome 19, ASM1932011v1, whole genome shotgun sequence, the DNA window AAATCAGCTTCTGAAATTAAATAAAACATTTCTATAATCTTCTATTCATTTTGGCCCGGCCTGTAGGAACAGTACATAGCCCATCAGCTACAGTACGTGACCCGGCCTGCTGGAACAGTGCACTCGCACACGCTCGCGGCACTTCCTcccacgcccaggccgcaacctgggcctaggccaggAAAGTGGCCTGGcgctcgcgcccgcctgggctgaaAGCCGGCCCAATCAACCGGCGCCGTTCATTTCTGATCGGACGGTAGCGCGCGTGGATAGGGAGAACAAAAACCCTGCCCGTGGCCGCGCcctccaaaccctagctcattcgcactctatgcttctctctcttcgcctGTCTCTCTTCTCTCTCAGCGCAGCGAGCACCGAGCGGCGATCGAGCAACTACGGCGGTGGAGCGACCATGGCGCCGtcaccggccccctcgccggcgcgcgtgctccccaacgggtgagcatgccgccgtcgagcggcctggccacggcgtcCCCTTGGCTGAGCCCGGCGAGGAGCTGCCCTCGGCtcggctcttcttctcccgcgccggcgaagggccattccgacgcacggcgaggtaggTCCATTCCTCTTTTCCCCTTTCTCCTATTTGGATTTCTCTTCTCTTATCCGAACCTgaggtggggattagggtttagatctagggttagggttcggaatCCGACCTTCCCCTTCTCTGATTTTCTTTtgaatcttctttcttttctttttggatcTGCTTCTTTCTAcggattcaaccgattggggtaggtttcatttttcttttgatttctttttcttttcggagttcatccgaatggctTTCCCCTTTTTCCCTTTCTccatgcgagttagggttagggttcggttgaacccgattTGTTTTGATTCGAGATCGAGATGCTAGGGTTCATTGTTCTTCCCCGAGACTGATTCATTCCCCTTCtgcccccttccccttcttcttttgggatcAACCCGATATGGGATGGGGTtaaaattagggttaggtcttagggttcgaccaaatccgaacccactcttcttcttctttctactgTTTTTCTTCCCGTTGAAGGCTTTTACGGGTTTAGGTTAGTGAACCCCTTCTCTGTtcagatccgtaaggaactcttttcttttcttgccgCACCGGCACTTTTCCCTACGCGGTGGCTATGGTGACCGGGGTTccagtgacgtccgccacccccggtcccttttccatttcttttacccaattagggttagggttacacaccgacaacctggctctggtaccattgttagaatcatagtgtacctttctgtgtaaccgtagatccgtAGTAGGGCTCCTTTGCCCTTCGGAGCTTCACCGCAGCGACGTGGACGCCGGTGCCACGGTGTAGTAGGCGTCCTACGCGATGAAGATGAAGTCCAGTGGAGCTGCAATGGCGACGGTGAGGTTGatgggcttcccgtcgctggcagcactactTTGATCGGTTTAGGTTTACTGTGGGTGGGATGGCGGTGGCTCCATTGAACCTCGTAACAAGAGCCCTTATCCCCACCTTAccttttatatgtgctgtgcgacaggggcccaccaaccgtattagggttgggctcccccgatcagggagcaaagacaagggcccaataggccgttgggcctattggtggagatcaactaacaggtGATGGTTGGCTTGTGGGAGCTCTGTAGACGCCATGGAAGCATGCAAGCAGGAGAGGGTGGAAGAAAAAAGAGGGCATTGCCGCACGCACTCACGCGCGCCGAGCCACTGGAGCAGCACACCTTCGCTCGTTGTCCCATGTGCGATCGAGGCACCGATCTCGCCGTTGCGAATGCCAAGCCACCCGAGTCAGTCCGCCTGCACTTGCTGCTCGCCGTCTTGCACACCAAGCCACCCGAGTTAGCACGCCTGTGCTTGCTGCTCGCCGTCGCGCACGCCAAGCCACCCGAGTCGTCCACGCTTGCAGCTCACCGTCTCACGCGCCGAGCCCCCCAGCAGCGCTCCTACGCTTGTCGCTCGCCAAGACCAAGCTCGCTGTCCCGCGTGCCCGAGCCGCGTCCAGGCGCATCCTCAGCCTAAGGGAGTCGTGGGCGGCGGCCGCCTCGTCGGAGCGCGACGCGTAGCCCAGCTCTAGGCTCGCGCCCAAGCACAGGTGCGCCGTGATGGCGCGACCGATGCCCCGCGACGCCGTGCTGACGTCCCTGTGCTGATGGACATGACGAGGAGGTTGTCGATGGCGGCCGCGGTGGGGAACTCGCGCTGGCATTTGAGCACGTGCGACGCTGCCATGGGGTTGCCCGCCGCGACGGCGCGGATCCACCATGGACGCCACCTCCACCACCTCGGCTGCGCACGTGGCGGCCCACACGTCCCGCAACCGGAACAAGAACGGCGAGCAAGGGACCAGCACGAGGCGCACCGTATTGCAGAGGACgaggggcagcggcggcgcgccACTAGCCCTAAGTCGGAGTGTGAATAGCAGTGCTGCCAGGATGCCTGCGCTCGTCGTCCCGTGTGCAGAGCGGCTCTCCCTCGCGGCGGGCACTGCGCGAGGTGGAGCTCGTCGACGGCAGCCAGCACGGCGGCGATGTAGTAGAGAGCAACGGCGAGCTTACTCTAACGGAGGAAGCGGGACGTAATGTCCGTATGCGTTTGTGTAGGCATACATGCCTGACAATGGGCCCATATACGTTGTATGTGTACAAAATGGCACGGACGAGTGAGAGATAAAATTATAATGGCAGTTTTCCAAATAGACGAATTGTAATGGCGTATCTCCAAACTTGTAAAATTGCAATGGCGTAGATCAAAAAAACCCTTTTATCAATATATAAGAGCTACAACCAAAAGCATAATTTCCTGATTGTCTAGGACTATTACTATTCATAGGGCTTCAACCAGACTCGTCACTGAGAACTAGAACTTGGTACTTCGGAATGATATGGTTGAGTTGCAGCATCGTCAGACTCACTCAACATTATCTTACCATTGGCTAAAGCTTCTCTGAAAAGCAAAAAGTCTGCTTCTTGTACACCAGGCAAATCCAATGGAGTGGCATTGGGAGAAACTATTAACAGTTTACGCAGGGAGATAGCTTTCCTCATCAGAAAACTCACTAGTTGCACCTCAGTGCATGGCAAATTGAAGTTCATGATCTTTACCATGACAAGGTTGTCTAGGCCATCCTCTGGTGGTTCTTCACTCACCCCATCAGTTGAACGTTCCATGTGTTCATATCTAGATTCCGGGAGCTACAAAGATAAGCCATAATCATTCAGAAGCATTACAATTCGATAAGAGCTCAGATATAGATGAAGCGAAAAGATCGAATGATGTCATGAAGCAAAGAGATTTAGCAAGGTGATGAAGGCGTGTTAACCTGCACAAAGAGCCTCTCCAGATTAGGACATTGGCAGGTCTTGAGGAACACATAAAGGTCAGCTAGGTTGACAGCATCCATTTTTAACATGAGTAGCTATAGCTCTCTCAAACTGTTTAAGCTGAGATTGGGCAAACGAGAACTTCCTTCATCACTTGTCAAGAAAGACTGAAACAAAAGGAATGATTAGGTAAATAAAACTATGAtggttttcttttgtttttcgTGGAATCAAACAACTTAAAGTTAGTGATAAGAAGACAATAAAGTAAAATTCAATAAGGAGCAAATACCGGGAGATCATTGGAACAGATGGTGAGAACGTTGAGGCCAGATAAATCCTTCGGGAGAGAATTACTCAACATTCTGGCATTGTACTTGATTGATACTGAATAAGCAAACCGAATATAGAGATCAGCAAGCCTGACCTTCCGTGGGAGTCTGAAGGGGTCCTCGAGGAAGTCACCACTGTAGCGGAAAGATCGGAGGCTAGGCAAACGTTTGACGTTCAAACAGATGAATCCAAGACACTCCGTGACGCTAATACTCCTCAGGTTCGTAGGAATGGCATACAAGTAAAAGCCGTGACAGCTGCAGTCGCGCAGGTCGAGAGTGAGGAGGCCAGGGCACAGCGACATCATTTTTGAGAAAACCATCTCGCCAATGTGAACTGAGTGGAGCCGGATGACCTCGAGAGCGTGGAACGGCCGGGCGCCTTTGACGTGCATGCTGGAGACGCGGATGCGGCGGAGCGAGAGCCACGCGAGGGACGGGCTCGACAGCGGCAGGTGGAAgttgagcttctcctcggccgtCGCATTGCGCGTCTCCACATGGAGGTCCTCGACGCCGCACTCGGCGGCGTAGTCGAGAAAGCCCTGGAGCTCCGAGGACTTGAGTTTGGACATGTCGACGATGAGGGAGAAGCGGTCGAGGCGGCAGCGCGGTCGCGGCTCGCGCGCCAGCGCGTCCAGCTCTCTCCGTGGGTCGTTGCGGGAGCAGAGGTGCACCTCGAGGGAGGCGCGGTGCGCCCACCGGCCCTTCCACAGGTCGAGCCACCCGCGCGCGAGCGCCCCCGTGCGGATGGCGTCCTTGAGGGGGAGGTGCGTCAGGATGCGTTGCCGCAGCTCGTCCGGCAGCGCAGAGATGCGGTCCATCACGACCACATCCGAGTCCACCACTTCGCATTGATCCCCTTGCTCATCCACCCTCTGCCGCTCGCTCCAACTGGGACCATTCGGGGCCGAAACATGGACGTTCAAAGGTTCAAGCAGACCAGGCGTGCTACCTTAGGGGCTTTTGGCCCATGCGTAAGCCAGACCAGGCGTGCTGCCTTAGGTTTGGGCTTTTGGCCCATGCGTAAGCCTTGTACAGAAaaacttttcttttttattttatattcTCCCTTTAAGAAATCTACTGGGTagtatgcccgtgcgttgctatgaaATGTCTAACATTTTGTACtaaaacacacggatcacactatggccctgttcgctggtctgaaacttggctgaaaaacactgttccggctggtttgttgtgagagaaaaacactgatcGGCTGGTTCGATGAACAGTAACACGTGAGGGGGACCAGCCGGCTAGCTGAACGGGTTCAGACCAGTGAACACCACctataagataacaatactgtaaaattaaataccaatgttaaagtgacatttaatccaaaaaagcaaagtttgtggaATTAACATAGTCACAGAGAGCGCAGCGTCACGGCCCAACGCTGAGCAGGTGCTAATTCGGTTGATCAGCACATGAGAAAAATGTAGGAAGTCAACAAAACTCATGGTTTTGATAACATACACTTGTAATAGTTATGAATGGTTACAAAACAAAATATTATGAACAAAACACTCAAAGCGTCATTTTTATAACAATAGAACACATGTTTAATTTTGATTTTGCCATCACACATAGTTTATTAATTTAATAATCTCACAATGTCACATATAATTTATTAATCTCACACATAGTTGATTAGCCATCAAGCGTTCGGGATGAAGACCATGCACAAGCGGTCGTATATACAAACTTAAATATAATATTTGAGTAAATATAAACATGTTACACAGACAATATTCTTAAAATGTAAATCTAACATGTATGGATGATTTTTCAGTTGGCATGTAGTGTGTACACAACATCTCCGTGTAGAGTCTGATAAATCATTTAAAAATACCTAGAGACAACAACAAATATGGCGTTAGTGAGATAATATTTGTACAATATAAATTGAATGAAAAATGCATTGTATGCATTAGTAATGTTCTATTACCTCGCCTATAGCGTCAAAACCCCCTTAAATATAATATTCTTCGTAAAAGTTCCATCCACTGTTGGGGTCTTCTTATCCTTACCTTTTTTAtttgatgtattcttattttttcCTCGACATTCTTTTTAGCATTTTTCTTCTCTATCTTTTTGGCCTCCTCTTGTGCATCCGCATCAGGTGGGAGGGCAAGGATCTTAATATTCGTTCTTAACGTGGCTCTAGACATCGCAACGTACAACTGACCGTGAGAGAACACCGGTGCGGGCAGGTACACACCTACGTTTGGGATAGTTTGGCCCTGTGACTTCTTGACCGTCAGGGCAAAGCTCAGCCTGATTGGAAATTATTTCCTCCTA includes these proteins:
- the LOC136525240 gene encoding putative FBD-associated F-box protein At5g53635 isoform X2; protein product: MDRISALPDELRQRILTHLPLKDAIRTGALARGWLDLWKGRWAHRASLEVHLCSRNDPRRELDALAREPRPRCRLDRFSLIVDMSKLKSSELQGFLDYAAECGVEDLHVETRNATAEEKLNFHLPLSSPSLAWLSLRRIRVSSMHVKGARPFHALEVIRLHSVHIGEMVFSKMMSLCPGLLTLDLRDCSCHGFYLYAIPTNLRSISVTECLGFICLNVKRLPSLRSFRYSGDFLEDPFRLPRKSFLTSDEGSSRLPNLSLNSLREL
- the LOC136525240 gene encoding putative F-box/LRR-repeat protein At5g54820 isoform X1, translated to MDRISALPDELRQRILTHLPLKDAIRTGALARGWLDLWKGRWAHRASLEVHLCSRNDPRRELDALAREPRPRCRLDRFSLIVDMSKLKSSELQGFLDYAAECGVEDLHVETRNATAEEKLNFHLPLSSPSLAWLSLRRIRVSSMHVKGARPFHALEVIRLHSVHIGEMVFSKMMSLCPGLLTLDLRDCSCHGFYLYAIPTNLRSISVTECLGFICLNVKRLPSLRSFRYSGDFLEDPFRLPRKVRLADLYIRFAYSVSIKYNARMLSNSLPKDLSGLNVLTICSNDLPSFLTSDEGSSRLPNLSLNSLREL